The Candidatus Dormiibacterota bacterium sequence GGCCTGCCGCCTCGAATATACGCATCATCCGATGATAAGCGCACTGCTTTTTGCGGCGACCGTAGCAACCGGTACCACGGCGACCGTTACCGTTGGACCGCCCGGCAGCGCATTCTACGTGCCGCCCGACCCGCTGCCTGCTCGGCGTGACGGAGCCGTCGTTTGGGCGCGACGTTTCACCGGCGGTCCGGCGTTGCCGTCCGCTGCGGTGAACGAGCGGATCCTCTACGAGACGATAGGAACGAGCGGCACGTTCACCGCGGTTTCCGGAACGATTGCGATTCCGCAAGGGGCACCTCCGGCGCACGGATGGCCCGTGATCAGCTGGGCGCACGGTACGGTCGGCGACGCGCCGCAATGCGCGCCGTCGCGCTCGTCGCGGCCGAATATCGAGCAGCGCATGCTCGACGGCTTCGTGCGCCGCGGCTACGCCGTCGCGCAGACGGACTACGAAGGCAACGGCACGCCCGGCATACATCCGTATTTCGTCGCGACGGCCTCGGCGCGCGACGTCACCGATATCGTGCGCGCGGCGCGCGAAATCGATCCCCAGATCGGTCGCACGTGGATCGTCATGGGCCACTCCGAAGGCGGCGCCGCAGCGCTCGCGACCGCCGCTCTCGGCGAGCAATGGGCGCCTGAGCTGCACCTCGCCGGGGCCGTCGCGTACGCGCCGGCTTCTCACGTCGAAGGCATCCTACAGAACGAGATACTCGGCGACGCGCCCAACAGCGGTCTCGTCTTCTTGGGGCTGCTCATCGCCGGATTCTCGACGGTCGATCCGCGGATCGATCCCGCGCAGATGCTCGAGCCGCAAGCGCTGCAAATGATGCCCGAACTGCAGCAACGGTGCATTTCCGATCTCATGAACGACTCCGATTGGGATCGGATCGATCCCCGGACGATCTTCCGGCCGCAAGCCGACGAGGACGCGCTCTACGCCGATCTCCTTGCAAACTCTCCCGAGAACTTCTCGATCTCGGTGCCGACGCTGCTCGTGCAAGGTGTTGCGGATGCGCTCGTTCCCTCGGAGATGACGATCGCACTGCGCGATCGTCTGTGCCGCAGCGGCGCGCCGGTAGCGTTCAAAGCCTACGTCGGTGCGACCCACGGCTCGGTCTTGGCCGCCGCCGCCGGCGACGTCGCGGCCTGGATCGCCCGACGCTTTCGAGGAGCTCCCGCGCACTCCACGTGCTAGCGAACGCCCGATGCTTTACGCGATGCCGATCTCCGCGTCGCTCAGGTAACAGCCGGGATCGGAGGCCCACAGGTCGCCGTGAAGATTGAACGCGCGCGCCCGAAAGTTGCCGCCGCAAATCGGCAGGAACGTGCAGACGGAGCAGCGCCCGTGCAGCCGACCCTTCCGGTCGCGCAGGGCGGCAAGCGTGGCGTTGCTCTCGTCGGTCCAAATCGCGCTGAATCTCCGCTCCTTGACGTTGCCGAGCGTGACGCTCTGCAAGAACTGATCGGGATGGACGTTGCCCTGCGTGTCAACGTCCGCAATCCCGATGCCGGAGGAGTTGGCGCCGCCGCCGTTCCACAATAAGGCCTCGAGCGCTCGTGTCGCTCGCGCCGAATCCTCCCGGAGCAACGACAAATAGAGGTACGCGGCGTCGGCATGATTGTCGACGGTGAGAATCTCGCGCGGTCGTCCGTCGCGCCAAAACTGCCGCGTTCTGCGGAAGATCGTGTCCACGGCACGGCGGGTCTCGGCGGCGCTGAGGCTCGTGGCCACGCGACCGCGCCCAGTGGGTACCAGATGATAGAAACATGCGCGTTCGATGTCTTCGGCTTCGATCAGATCGAATATCGCATCGAGGTCCCGCACCGTCCACGGCGTCAGCGTTAGCCGCAGCCCGACCTTTTGGCCGACGGCCTTGCAGTTGCGAATGCCTCGCATCGCTCGGTCGAATGCGCCGGAGACTCCGCGGAAGCGGTCGTTCGTCTCGCCGATGCCGTCGATCGATATGCCAACGTAGGCAAATCCGATTTCTCGAATGCGCGCGGCACGCCGTTCGTCGATGAGCGTTCCGTTGGTCGAAAGCGTGAGCTTCAAGCCGAGCGATCGTGCGTACGCCGCGAGTTCCAGGGTATCCGCGCGCGCGAGCGGTTCGCCGCCGGAGAGCAGAACTGCGGGAACGCGAAAGGCGGCGAGGTCGTCGAGGAGCGCGCGGCCTTGCTCGTGCGTCAGCTCGCCGGCGTACCTGTCGGCGCGCGAATCGCTGTAGCAGTGCTCGCATCGGAGGTTGCAGGTCCGAGAGACGTTCCAAACGACCACCGGCTTTCGATCGCGAGCGCTACGCGGAGCGCCGGCGCCTTGACCGTAGCGCAACGCATCCATCGGCTGCTCGACGTCGCACAGAAGCTTGGTGACGTTCAGCATGGAGATGCCGC is a genomic window containing:
- a CDS encoding lipase family protein translates to MISALLFAATVATGTTATVTVGPPGSAFYVPPDPLPARRDGAVVWARRFTGGPALPSAAVNERILYETIGTSGTFTAVSGTIAIPQGAPPAHGWPVISWAHGTVGDAPQCAPSRSSRPNIEQRMLDGFVRRGYAVAQTDYEGNGTPGIHPYFVATASARDVTDIVRAAREIDPQIGRTWIVMGHSEGGAAALATAALGEQWAPELHLAGAVAYAPASHVEGILQNEILGDAPNSGLVFLGLLIAGFSTVDPRIDPAQMLEPQALQMMPELQQRCISDLMNDSDWDRIDPRTIFRPQADEDALYADLLANSPENFSISVPTLLVQGVADALVPSEMTIALRDRLCRSGAPVAFKAYVGATHGSVLAAAAGDVAAWIARRFRGAPAHSTC
- a CDS encoding radical SAM protein, with amino-acid sequence MECARGISMLNVTKLLCDVEQPMDALRYGQGAGAPRSARDRKPVVVWNVSRTCNLRCEHCYSDSRADRYAGELTHEQGRALLDDLAAFRVPAVLLSGGEPLARADTLELAAYARSLGLKLTLSTNGTLIDERRAARIREIGFAYVGISIDGIGETNDRFRGVSGAFDRAMRGIRNCKAVGQKVGLRLTLTPWTVRDLDAIFDLIEAEDIERACFYHLVPTGRGRVATSLSAAETRRAVDTIFRRTRQFWRDGRPREILTVDNHADAAYLYLSLLREDSARATRALEALLWNGGGANSSGIGIADVDTQGNVHPDQFLQSVTLGNVKERRFSAIWTDESNATLAALRDRKGRLHGRCSVCTFLPICGGNFRARAFNLHGDLWASDPGCYLSDAEIGIA